CTTCTGCCCTCCCTATTTTCACATCCCTAAACATTTTATAGCTGAGAATTTCCTAGTGGGGGGTGGACAGTTCAGTTTGGTCTAGGAATGCTGATCTGACAACTTACTATTGGTGTGCCTCCTCAGGGCCTGCTTCCAAGGGGCCAGCATCCCAACCCACTTCGGGAGAAAAACCGACAGGTAAACGAGCTGGTACGGGCAGCATTAGCTGGCCATCCCCGAGCCCACTTCTTAGATGCAGACCCTGGCTTTGTGCATTCTGATGGCACCATAAGCCACCATGACATGTATGATTACCTACATCTGAGCCGCTTGGGGTACACACCTGTTTGCCGGGCCCTGCACTCCTTGCTTCTTCGTCTCCTGGCTCAAGACCAGGGCCAAGGTGTCCCTCTGCCAGAGACCACACCCTGAGCGTCTCTCCTTCCCATGACATTAAATTCTCCTTCTGCTTGTTTCTTGCTTTAATGGCTAACCTTGTCTGGGTACCACCGTCAGCCAGATCCTTGACCGCATAGTTAGGCGGGGTGTTTCTATTTGTAACTGAGTTAGAGATCACTAGTCCATCAAGGCATTCTGGTTCTTGCAGTCAGTTAAATTTCAGTAGTGTGCTTGGGGAAGTTCTGGGTGGAACTGATTTGCTATCATTACTGTCAGGGTCAAGGTCAGAAAATCTCTGGATCAGTGTCCATCAaatcccaccacccccacccccaagctgtCCCTTCAGGGAGCTGTCCCAGCTGATACACACTAACTTCTGGTGGTCTGGTCCAAGTTCAGATGCCATTTCAGACCTTCTACACCCTCCAGGATTCATACCTTTGCACACGAAGGCTAATTCTGTCTTAGGCGGACTCTTCTTCACTGGCAGCAGTGGTAACTGAGTCAGTCCCTGAGGATAGCCCATGGCCCCAAACTGGCCTCCTAAATTCTGCCTCTTGCAATGATTGAGTGAAATAACTCTACCACCAAGTGGTAAACTGCCTTCCTCACAGCTCAAGGTCTCAGCATAGGCAGATGGGCACCGTTCCCAGACTGCTCAGGCTGCCTCACTCACAGAGGCAGAGATGTCAACACAAAGGCCCTTGACCATAACAGGGTATCAATGGCATAGTGGCAGTCTTGGAACTGCCCCATGATCACCTGGGAAAAGGAGTGTGAAAGTAATACTTGAGAAACAAGTCAGCAGCCAGAGGTGTGTTAAACAGCTTTAATCTCGGTCATTGCGGCTTCTCGGCACAGTAAGAAATATTGCACATGATCAACATGTTTTGTTCTGGGAATGGGGACAATGGAAGGGGGAAATCACCTTCTTAGAAAGTACAACCCAAGTTGGGAGGGCAGAGGGTGGGGAAAATCCTCCCCATGCCTGTGGCAAAGTGCAggagcccccccccaccccaaactaaCCTGAGTCCAGCCCCTCTGGGGGAAAAGGGGGGATGCATGAACTCCCCACTACTCCACAGGCCTCTCCCTGTGGCCCAAGGCTCATGTTACCCTCCAGCTTGCAGCCCTCACAGGAGCTGTTCTGCATAAAGTACAAGTGAAAAGCTCTGAAGGGAGCTCAGAGGAGGGAGTCTGTGCCCctcagctgccccccccccccaagcacagGGAGGGACTATATACAAGGGGAACAGGCCACATCCCACGCCAAACTGGAAAGGACAAAATGGCTTACTGGGGAGGAGGTAACTATCCCACTGTCTGGCCCCCAATTCCTGCCATCTATATACTGTCCATATCCTGAGGGGGGtactgtgggtcctgggatcttTTCAAGGGCACCTCACCTGCCTGTGGCAGCTGTAGAGGGgccagagggaggtggggagggttgGGAAGCCCCCTCCCAGCCAGGCTGTCCAGGCCCAGGCTCTGGGGGTGGAGGCAGTGGCGGGGCAGCTTGGGCAGTGCCAGAGTCCgagcctggagaggtggggtCAGGGCACCCAGCAGGGCTGGGAGTAGGGACAGGAGTAGCAGCCATGCCAGTAGGGGGTGGTCCAGAGAGAGGGGCCTCAGCCCCAGGGGGCTGCTCTGTGGGAGTGGCCGCCTGCATGATCTTCTGGCGGACCTCTCGGATCTTCAATTGCAGACACACCTTGGATGGGAAAATGTCTGCATAGCGGGCTTGGAAGGCTGCTGTGGCCTGGGCTGGGGGACAGAAAGGTGGTGAGAGATGTGGTCAAGTCCCCAGGAGTGATTCCCAGGAGTATAAGACTTGCTCACCTGATGGGAAGAAGCCATGATCCTGGAAGAGCTGCATGACCAGGGCCCGGCGTTGGTCCAGGGTGCGCCGCAGTGATGAGTAGGGTACTTTCTCATACTCCAGCTCTCCTAGCACATCCTCAGTTTCAGTACCTGCCCAGGTAAAGGGAAGGAGCGCAGTCGTCACGGCTGCAGTCAGGGCTGCAGCGGAGACCCCATACTCCCTGCCATCATCCAAGTGCCCACCAAGCCTTGCCCCACGACCCTCACGACACCACCACTCCTGGAAGCCCTTGGTCTCCTGAATACCGGCACCTGTGCGGTCGAAGGTGAAGATGTCACCCTCGCACTTGGCACTCTTGGGGGTGTTGGGCTCTGAGCTGCAGCTCGACCGTCTCCTCATCTTGCGCTTGGGTGAGGTGGGGTCCTCAGGCGCCGAGTCCAAGTCTAGCCAAATAAGCAGACTCTGCTTTAGTGGAGGTGGCCTCTGGCCTGTCCCCCACTTACTTAGGAGCCAGGGCTGCCTACCAGTggaattcttcctcttcttgcgGTAGGAGCCAAGGATGGCCCGAGGCGAGGTGGCCAGAGACTGCAGGGTGGGTGAAGGCAGCACCTCCTCTGGCCGAAACTCGGGTAGCTCAGCAAACCGTTCTTCAAAGTCCACTTCTGACAGGACCCTGCTGGAGAGCCAGCAGGGTCACCTCTTTTTGTCTCCGTCTGCAGCGGCCCCTTCTCCCACCAGCCCTAGGTAGTCCACCACGGCCCCAGGCCCTGCTCACCTGTCCACAGAGTCAAAGGTCTTCTTCAGGGGTGGGGGCCGCACCTTCATCTTCTTGCCAGAACTAGTCACTTCTTTGCGCTCAGGTGTTTCCCCAGCTGCCCTCCCACTACTGCCCtcactgctgccactgctgcttcCACTAGGGACtgtggctggagcaggagctgggctggggggagtgggaggctCCCCACGActctccaggcccagcccagGGACTCGCCAGTCTGAAGATGAGCTGGGGAATTTGCTGGCCTGGGTTGGGGACAGGCAAGAACACTGGACTTAGATGTAGTCATGGGGGCTCCTGCCTGGAATCCAGCACTCAGTATCCACCACAAGTAGTAGATCAGCTTAGGCTACAGGGACGAGACTCGAAAGGGGAGTGGAGCAGGGCAGACGATGAGCCAATAGCCAGAAACAAGATGAGGCGAGATGAAAGATGAGACAGACCCTTGGCCTCCCTCCGAAGGCCAGGATACCCTGAATGCAGGCCCCAGATACGATGAGATACAGCAGATAGGCAGAAGACCCACAGAGGGAAAAGAACAGTTAAAAGTGGCCAGCAACCGGACCAGCACTACGGGAATCCATAGCCAGCTAGATACTTACAGTCTCAGGGCCTTTGGTGCCAGGTCGCTCCTCAGCaggcaggggtaggggtgggctGCTCCGAGCAGCAGGAGGCCACGTctctgggggaggtggggggactgGGGGTGTGGGCTGCCCATCAAGCTCGGATTCTGGAGCAGCTGGCTCTCGGGCTGCGCCAGAGTCCAGAGACTGTCGGGATGTAGGTCCAGGCCGCCCAGTGGCACCCGATTCAAAAGACCCCACGGGAATGCTGGCGATGGCTGCCTTCACCTTCTGGGGGGCCTTTGGACTGGGCCGCTGGGCCTTGGGAGCCACTAAGCTGTAGGTCATGGAGCCTGCTGGTAAGGAAAGGAACGTCGACTAAGCCAGGCCTCACTGAAGCCCATTCCCTGAATTCCCCAACCTGCACAAACCCTGCCACAGAGTCTCCCTGACACCCACCTGTGGTACTCGAGAAAGGACTAGTGGGGGCTGGAGTGGCAGTGGCAGAGGCTGCCGGGCCCTTGGGCAGAATGGCAGCAGCAGGTGGGGGGGTGCTGGTGGccacagtgtagaccaggcttggagGAGCTTGGGAAGGTGGGCCCAGGGGTGCTGAGGTGGGTGCAGGGCTGCCAGGGTAAAACGCCGTTATGACAGGGCCTCCAGGGGCTGTGCAGGCAGGAGGCAACTGGGGGCTAGGCACAGGCGACACGCCCACCTGGCCAGGAGCCAGCAATGGAGCTTGGCCTGCtgggaggaagacagaagaggcagGGAACCAAGTCAGGGTCTGGAGCTGTGGCAACCCCACCCCAAGTCCCCAGGCCAGCCCTCACCTGAGAGCAGGGGCTGTACAAAGGCAGGACCACTGGGCCCCAACGATGTGAAGCCCAGAGCTACAGAGCTGGTGGGCCCGTATGAGGTCACTGTTCCAGCCTGACTGCATGCAGGACTGGTACCCAGAGGCAGAGTGTGGCCACCTGCTGACTGCACATAAGTGATTCTGCACAGGAGAGGAAACGGGAGGAGTCAAGTGAGGTGGGCTGGCCCTACCCCACCCCTGGTCTGCCCTGCAAGCCAGGCAGGAAAAGGGCTTAACTGGACTCACCTTGTGGAAGAGGGCAACAGGACCTTCTGAGGCTGTGATGTGGGTCCTGGCATTGTGGCTGGGCTCAGGGGTGGCACCAGACCGCTAGGTGTGCTCACAGGCACAGGAGTCAGCTGGATAATCTGTGAGCAAAAGCTAGAGTGAGATGTGATCCCAAAGGAGAGCGGACTAAGGCCTAGACTACAGGCTAAGGAGGATGCAGATAAGGAACAGGTACAGAGAGATACTGAGGAGACCAGTGGGCTGCACAGAAACAGTAAGAAAAACAGGCAGCAGCTCACAGATCCTCAATGCTAAGCCTGCCTGCTTTCCTCAGTTCCAACTAAAATGTCAATGTTTCCTTTGCACCTCTCCCTCTTGGGATACTGCGTAAACTCCGAAGCCTGTTTTCGCAGACACTCTGGGCTTTCTCTGGACATCcccagctttttttcttcttctatttttgaaGACTCATTACTTTTATGTACATgcgcactgtgtgcatgcagtgcctgtggaagccagaggagggcgtctgatcccctggaactggagttagaggtggttgtgcactaacatggtgctgggaacccaggtcctcagtaagaacagcaagtgctctccagTTTCCctgccccctttttgagacaggtgggcctgggactcattatgtagaaggctggccttaaactcacccAGATGTCCAtgtgctctgtctcctgagtgttagaaGTAAATGggtgtgccatcatacccagccCCAACTCATTTTCTGCATCAGCTTACAGACCTCCCTGGCTAACCCTTACGCAAAAGGCATGACTTTCTCTTCCTTATTCCTATCCCCATCCTTCCCAGCAACTGCCAGGATTTACAGCCTGCACTTGCCCTGTTGTTTTTCTCCCATActcttaataaatattaatccCCAAGCTTCAGATAAACACCAGTCTAAGTCCcagagggaaaaaagaggaaacGGGAAAGGCAAACAGTGACACAGGTGATACAAGGATGACACCCAACAGTGAGGCAAGGGGAGGCCACTACCAGAGTGCCTTACCTTGCTGGGTTGCTGGGCACCATTTTGGACAGGTACTGAGAAAGGTGAGCTGACCAGGGGCAGTGGCTGGCCAGCCCCTGCCCCTCGAACTGGCATGCTCGGGGCAGCCAGTGGGACTAGCACCTTCCCAGGAAGCAGCTGGGCTGAGCCACCTGAGGGCGTGGCCTGGACAGGAGAAACTGACTGGGCTAGAAGAGGCAACAAAAGGTTACAAGACAATCCAACAGGCCAGTGCCCCAAATCCTCCCAATACCCGGCTCAGGTCTCACCTTTAGGGGGTGGGGCGGAAGGTACAGACTGCAGGATAGGGATGCCAGCAGTGGGCGCAGTGGCAGCCAAGACCTTTCCGTTGGTCGAGGTGCCCGGAGGGAGAGTGAAACGGATGCTGGTGGTGGGTGCAGGGCCACTGGGAGCTGCTGCCTTGGTCCCAGGGGGTGGTGCTGGGGCGGGTGCCACTTGAAGCTGCTGGGGCAGTGTGGGCAGGATGTACTGCACCTGGGTGATTCCCCCAGCCTTGCCTAGGGCACCCGGCTGCAGGATGCCCAGGGGTACTGGCCCATTGGGGCCACTCCCAGCACTTGCTCCTGAGCCTGCAGGGGTCACACTGCCTGGGGCTCCCTGGGCAATAAACTGAACAGCAGACGATGCAGGAGCCCCATAGCCTGGGGTACCCACCAGCAGGTTGGTGACAGTAGCAGGTGCCTTCCCCACAGTGCCCAGCAGGGGACCAGCTACCAAGTGTGGGGCCGGTGAGGTGGCGGCTGCTGACTTCTTATCTGAATACACTAAACTGACACCCAATGGGGACCCCCCAGGCACCCGAGACCCAGTGCCCATTTCAGTCCTGGCACCTGTGTCATTTGAAGACGCCTCAGCCCGGCCAGAGGTGGGAAAGGGCTTAGAGGCAATGGGCACAGGAGTGCTGCTGACAGGCCGGACCACATTGGTGACCATGGTGGCAGCAGGGCGGGACAGAGGGGCTGCTGGGGCCCCATAGGCCAGTGATGGGGCCGGGGTTGAGGGCACTCGTGTACCACTGCCCTCCCGTTCCTCCTTGCTTGGAGGCAGAACCAGTGTCTGCAGAATGTTTCCTCCCACACTGGGAGGTGCTGCAATGACTGAGGGGCCTGGTGCCTCCAGGCTACCAACACTTTCGGGTCTCTTGCGCCGGAAGGTGCCAGGATCCGTCGGAAGAAACCGAGTGGTTTTGGAAGGTGTTGTTGGACCCCCAACTCCAGGAGGTGGGGGCCGTAGTGGGACTGCTGTGCCGCCCTGACCAGACTCCTGGGTCTTAAAGGTCCCAGAGCCCAGTGAAAAGGAGGTGGAGACTGAAGTGGAAgcaggtgaggaggaggaagatggggtggGACCATAGCCTTTGCTGAAGGCTGCAGGTGGATCCGGGGGCCCTGGAGGCTCAGGGTCCAGGGTTGGACGGCAATGGGTAAAAGAGGAGCGGATGACAGGTGAGAACACCTTACGGCCAAAGCCCTGggttaaggaaaaagaaacttaaaCTCAGGGAGTGTAGACAGCTGGACCCCTATGCCAGGAACCCCTGCCTACTTGTAAGCCAGGAAAACCAAAAGCACCTCTGCCAGCTGAAGGCCAACTCATTCTGGATGTGACCCAACTGCCCACGAGCCAAGAAGCTTGCTTTCTCCAGAGCCAGTCCTCCCCCTGGGTCAGTCATCCGGGAGGGGTCTGAGTGGCAGGACAGCGTCACATCCCAGCCTCACCTTGTTGCCCTCTGGGTCCTCCCCAGAGCTGTCTCCACTCTCACTGTCAGTCACCCGTTCCTTACACTTGAGGTCAATGTCAGTGGTGCCGAAACTGTCATCAGCTGAGGGAACAGGAACAGTGTGGGGAAGGGAATGAGTACAGAACTACCCAGGAGGAGATAGCCTGGAACAGAATCTGAGTTCTGACTTCAGCTCTGTGCCAAGCAGACTAGTGAGGAGATGGTGACCATGGCAGCAGCAGGGCGGGACAGAGGGGGCCCTGGAGGATAGTCCCGGGTCCAGGGCTATGTGCATCTAACAGAGCAGCACTGGAAACATACACTGGGAAGAGCATCTAGTGCTCTGCTAATGACACCCATGTCCTTGGGTTTCCTGCATGGCTGGCAGCTTCCTTGGCCAAAGCAGAACTGACGATCTACAGCCACAAACAAACATGGAAAAGAACAGGCTGAAGGAGCCTTTGATGCAAGGCCCCACCAGGACTATAAACCTGCCCTACTCACCAATGACATCATcatccccttcttcctcacaGATGACCATACGTTCCTCATCACTGGTCATGTCCTCACTGGCAGCACGCTGGGAACGAGAGGCTCGAGAGGGCAACAGTGGGGGCCGCCCACTAGTGGCCAAGGTACCTCCTTCACCAGGAGCTGCAAAAGATCCTGGAGCGCCATACTGGGGGGAAGGCTTTGGGCCGGAGTACGACGTGGGGCCAGACACCATCTGTGGGACAGGTGGCAGGGAGGGTTTAGTTGGGTCTGCTGCCTCACACAGCCCTCCTAACCTACCTCCCTGGTGACCTGTGCCTCAAACCTGGGTCAGTTCTTGTAGTGCCTGGCTGTCGACTTCCCCAGCGTCAAGACTGTGCACGCCGCTGTGGGAGAAGGCTCTAGGTCGGGCCGAACCAGGTCCCCCAACCGTGTGCAGCCGTTCTGTTCCACAGGGGCCACTCCCTGGAGGCTTGGTGTCCGAGGTCAGGAGTGTCTGGGCTGCAACGGACAGGAGCTCAGAAGACACTGTAAAGCACAAGTTGTTAGGGCTGTCAGAGTCAGGAAGCCTCCCACCAGCACCTGGACTGGCCCAACTTTCCACAGATGTGTCTAGGTCCTGGGCAGAAACAGGCTGGAGACCCTGAGCCACTTGGTAGAGATAAAACACCAGTCTCCAGCCCAACATCTCCTTCCTGAAGTTTCTGTCCTCTGGGACAAGCCCATTCCTGGAAGCAGACATTCTCAGTGAGCGAACCTCGTCACTGGTCCATGAGGTTTGGGCTGGTTAGTTAACCACTGGCCTTTCTGAGCCTTAGTGTTCCTATGAGAGAAGCAGTAAGATTCCCCACTCTCATGGAAGGCCATATCCACAGCATTATACCCCCAAAAGTACCCCAGAACTCCTAGAGGCAACCAATCCAGGGCATACAGAGTGACAATGGTTCCAACTATGGTTTCGGGGAGCCAACCAAGCTAGGGTTTCAATCTTGGTTGTGGCACTTATTAGCCTAGGACTTTAATAAAGTAACTTGGCATCTCTGAGTCTATATCCTCATCTGGAAAAGGGATCTGATTTTTGGGCATGtagtaaatgctcaataaatagtAGTAGGCAACGATTTGTACTTGGGTCTCTTTTCTGCATTTCCCTGGCTCATTCAGGTAAAGTAACTGCCAGTTCCTTTGTGGATGAGTCCTCAAAAGCAACGAAGGAGACAAGTTGCTCAGGCAGGGGTTGAGCAAGCAAGGGGAAGGCTGGCAGCCCTCAGGGAGAGGTGGCAGGGGGAGAGCCAAGGAGCTGACTAACCCCCAGGGGCAGCAGCAGTTCCCGTCTCCGACATGCTCCGTTCCCGCGTCTCCTTGTGCCCTCCTGCCAGCCCCAGGCTCGTGGGCTTGGCCTCTGAGCTGGACTTCTTTCGGTCCTTGTTGCACCACTTCCAATCTGGGTGGGCCTTGAAGTGGGCCTCTTTCACCTGGCAGGAAAGGGCAGGGCGACCCTTCACTCACCACCCCaccagagaacactgggaagagcCAAGGAGAGGAAGAATTACCTGGAAGGCCAGATCGTGGTATTTCTGCTTCTCCTTGGGCCCCAGGGCATACCACCACTCTCCCAGGATCTTGCTGACGGTCCGGTTATCCTGGTTGGGGTGCCGCTGGTGGACCAAGGCCCGGTGCCGCTTGCTGAAGATCATAAAGGCATTCATGGGCCGACGGATGTGATCCTTCTCCCGCTGCCATTAACAGAGCCCAGAGAAGGACAGTTAGGGCTGGGACacaggcttggggtgggggggtggcaaaGCTCGGGTATAAGGGAAACACCTTGTTAGGACTTCGTCCATCCTTCTCAGAAGATGAGTCTCGTTCCTTGGGCAGGGCACTCAGGGACTGGGTCCGGCGCTTTCcgggtggcagaggcagctgaATCTCAGGAGACATGATGGAGAGGAAGCTGTGGGGAGCATGAGGGACAGTGAAGAGCATGTGTTTGATTCTGCAACCCCCAGCTCCCTAGCCTACGCCAGGCCCCGAGGACTCACGCATCATCATGGTCACTCTCTGTCTCGCTATCCAGCCGAGGCTCTCCTGGGGGGCCAGGGGCCTCCTCCTCAGTAGCGGGGGGAAGACTTTTACCAGGATCCACACCCCCCAAAGTGAGTGGAGGTCCAGGCCCTGGGCTCTCAGGGCATGTGGCTCCAGGGGGCCGCCCAGGGTCAGCACTCCCTGCCCCTCCTGGTGACTGCTCATGAGCAACAGCAGCTGATTCAGCAGGTTCTAGGAACAGAACAGTCAATCAGAGGGCTCCTGGGCTACCTGGACCCCCATCCCCAAGCCTTCCCATAGTCCCTACCCCGTACCTTTGCTCTGGTTGGAGGCCACAGGGTGGCTGGCAGGTTGCTGGGCCTCACTAGGCTGGACAGAGGGGTCTGGCTGGCTGGGTGCCAGAAAGGGGACCAAAGAGTGCCAGGGGAACACAGCCACAGAACGAGGTTCCACATTTGTCCACACTGTAGGAAGGAGCCATGTGAGCTGGGTGCCAGGAGAGCTTGGCCCTAACTTCCACCACAACTTAAGTTCATCCCCAACCTGTGTGAAGTGGCTCCACCCAGTCTTTATACCCTGTGCCTCTTAGGTCGGTCAGTAAGACATCAgtcaggaaaacaacaacaaaaaatccctaAAAggcttctagattttttttaaaaggacacagaagcaggaaagagaaatagtgctcatgccccctcctccctcccaacctCCACCAGCCCTGCCACCAGGGACCAAGCCAGAGGAACTGGCTCCTGCCACAAACCAGGTCACTCTCAGCTGCCATTCCCCACTCTCATGTCCTAAGACCTTTGCAAGGCTGGACAGTCCTCCCCACAACCATGCCGTCACACTCTCAGCAACTCTCTGCCGTCTGTCGTAGCCCCTTCACCTGGGCCTCACACTCCCCCTTCTCCATTCCTGAGGTCAATGGTCCTatttccccttctgtctctactcaTTTCCAGGGCCTGGAATCTCAAACAGCCCCACAGTGAGGAACACCCTccttgccgccccccccccccaaccagtcCCCAGAGAGCTAGACCTGCCCTTCCTGGGTGGGGTCCAGGTGGCTCTCCTCTTTTGTCTCCTAAACAGACTCCAACACCCAGTCAGAAGCCTCCCTCCCTGTGAACCCCTGGGCTTATCTCATGCCCAGTGTCCAGTCTCCTGGCCCAGAAAGATGGAGGGTGTGGCAAACTCCCCAGAAGAAGAGGCAGGGACAATGGGACAGAGGAGAGAACTGTTGTAAGGCTGCCCAGAGAAAGCTAAAGTGCCAGGTGTTTCCTTGAGGTGATAGACAGGAAGATAATTCCACCACCAGTGGGGTTTTTAGAAGGTCCAACATTCAGGCCCAGCTCCACCTGAAAGCTGGGTGGGAAAGTAGGTGAGATCCTTGAGCTGGGACCACGCCTGCTGGACTGAGGAGCAAAGCTATCAGTGAGCTTCCCCACACTGCCAGGCCGCAGGCTCCAGGGGAAGTGGAACCAGCAGAGAAGAGAGGCCCCTGCtcagggggagagggaaggagggaaacgCCCTATCTCTGATATCCATCATTCCCTGCCTCCCCCTGTTCCAGAGCAACCTGACCTGAGGTGACCCCACCCCAATACCTTCAGAAATCGACTCTGGGGGAGCACTATATCAAGAACTGGCCTCGAGACCTGATTCTGAGGGACTGACAAAGGAAAGGAGCCTTAAAGGAAAGAGGGAACAGGGAAGCAGGGAAACAAAACTGGAAGGCACTCAAGATTCCCAACATCCTTGCCCCCCACACCAAGGCCAGCTAGGGACTCCAACCCCAAGACAGCCTGCAAGGCCCTGGATGTGTTTCCATCTCCACGAAAATCTTTCTCATCAAGACCtcctagctgtcttggaaacAGGGAGGGAATGGAGAGGCCAAGCAGACAATGGGGCAGTCCTTTGGTCCTACCCTCATCCCAGTGTAGTACCCTCCAGGTAGGTGTGCCTCTCTCCCGCCCTCCCTACAAATCACACCATAAATACTGCTACCCACAGTCTGTTCTGAGCAACGGTGCTTCTCACAAAACCTGTCCTGAGATCACTCCTCTATGCCCCCTCACTGCCCTCATCCCACCTCTTCCACCAGCAGGACTCGGTCTGCTCCTATTCTAACCCAGACTCCAAAGCCTGTTACTCTGTAGCCCTTACCCACCAATCACAACGGATCTGTTCCACCCGTCACTTAAGCACCACACCTGTCTCCATGTACACCCCACTCCTCACTCCCACCGCTCGGCTACACTCACACCTGCCTAACACCAACCACTCGGCCCCGCTAGATTCTAAACTTTCTCTGCCATCCCTTTACTCTTCCTCAACCGCGCAGGTACTACATCCTATAACCGATACTCCGCACTTAGCACCCCGACATCTTGACCCCTGCAGTCCCAGCGCCGGACGCTACTGACCGAACATGCCGAGGCCACGAGAGGCCGCGCCGGACGCGGGTATCAGGGGCCTGTGGGCCGAGTACATGGTCCGGAGCGGCGGGAGCCCGACAGGGGCTCGCACCTCCTCAGCGGCCGACGCCGCTCTGCCCGTAGCCCGGTCCTTGGCCGTCGCCGCTCCGGCCCGGGGGGAGCGGGAGGCCGTCGCCGCATgccccccccccgcagcccccTCCGGCCGCCCCACGCGGGGGTCTTCGCCGGACGCGCCTGCGCAAAGCGCCGCCTGCCTCCCGCCGCCCAGGGGGCGGGGGAGGTCAGTGCGAGTcgtccccgccccgccccccggcGCGCGCGGGGGCCGTCACGGGGCGCGCGGCTCGGGGGCCATCGGCGccgccccctccctttccctcctccctcgcAGAGTCCAGCAGGCGGGGCAGGTGGGGCGGGGCGCGGCGCGCGTGCGCGGGGGCGGCCCCCTCCCTTCtccgctggctggctggctcgctccctccctccctcgaaGCTCCGGCGGGTAACGGCTCTGGCCCCGCGCGCCCGGCAGACAGCGCCGCCGCCCCGCCTTTCCGGGCCCTGGGCCGGCGGCTGGGCACCAGGTCGACCTCGGGTCCCAGGCGGATAGACGGACTAGCGTGGTTGCGTCCGTGCGCTCCAAGCGAGCCCCGCGCCGAACCACCGCCGCCTCCCCGCCCCGCCACTACTACGCGCTCCCCTCCCCCCGCCGCGCCTTCCCCCCGCCCCTTCCCCGCTTCCCCCGCGGCCTTCCGCGCAAGCCCGGCCCCCTGCGCTTGAGCCCATTGGCTGCTGACGCCGCGCGCGGGTCAGGCCCCACCGCGCCCACC
The sequence above is drawn from the Peromyscus leucopus breed LL Stock chromosome 1, UCI_PerLeu_2.1, whole genome shotgun sequence genome and encodes:
- the Cic gene encoding protein capicua homolog isoform X8, which gives rise to MYSAHRPLIPASGAASRGLGMFVWTNVEPRSVAVFPWHSLVPFLAPSQPDPSVQPSEAQQPASHPVASNQSKEPAESAAVAHEQSPGGAGSADPGRPPGATCPESPGPGPPLTLGGVDPGKSLPPATEEEAPGPPGEPRLDSETESDHDDAFLSIMSPEIQLPLPPGKRRTQSLSALPKERDSSSEKDGRSPNKREKDHIRRPMNAFMIFSKRHRALVHQRHPNQDNRTVSKILGEWWYALGPKEKQKYHDLAFQVKEAHFKAHPDWKWCNKDRKKSSSEAKPTSLGLAGGHKETRERSMSETGTAAAPGVSSELLSVAAQTLLTSDTKPPGSGPCGTERLHTVGGPGSARPRAFSHSGVHSLDAGEVDSQALQELTQMVSGPTSYSGPKPSPQYGAPGSFAAPGEGGTLATSGRPPLLPSRASRSQRAASEDMTSDEERMVICEEEGDDDVIADDSFGTTDIDLKCKERVTDSESGDSSGEDPEGNKGFGRKVFSPVIRSSFTHCRPTLDPEPPGPPDPPAAFSKGYGPTPSSSSSPASTSVSTSFSLGSGTFKTQESGQGGTAVPLRPPPPGVGGPTTPSKTTRFLPTDPGTFRRKRPESVGSLEAPGPSVIAAPPSVGGNILQTLVLPPSKEEREGSGTRVPSTPAPSLAYGAPAAPLSRPAATMVTNVVRPVSSTPVPIASKPFPTSGRAEASSNDTGARTEMGTGSRVPGGSPLGVSLVYSDKKSAAATSPAPHLVAGPLLGTVGKAPATVTNLLVGTPGYGAPASSAVQFIAQGAPGSVTPAGSGASAGSGPNGPVPLGILQPGALGKAGGITQVQYILPTLPQQLQVAPAPAPPPGTKAAAPSGPAPTTSIRFTLPPGTSTNGKVLAATAPTAGIPILQSVPSAPPPKAQSVSPVQATPSGGSAQLLPGKVLVPLAAPSMPVRGAGAGQPLPLVSSPFSVPVQNGAQQPSKIIQLTPVPVSTPSGLVPPLSPATMPGPTSQPQKVLLPSSTRITYVQSAGGHTLPLGTSPACSQAGTVTSYGPTSSVALGFTSLGPSGPAFVQPLLSGQAPLLAPGQVGVSPVPSPQLPPACTAPGGPVITAFYPGSPAPTSAPLGPPSQAPPSLVYTVATSTPPPAAAILPKGPAASATATPAPTSPFSSTTGSMTYSLVAPKAQRPSPKAPQKVKAAIASIPVGSFESGATGRPGPTSRQSLDSGAAREPAAPESELDGQPTPPVPPPPPETWPPAARSSPPLPLPAEERPGTKGPETASKFPSSSSDWRVPGLGLESRGEPPTPPSPAPAPATVPSGSSSGSSEGSSGRAAGETPERKEVTSSGKKMKVRPPPLKKTFDSVDSRVLSEVDFEERFAELPEFRPEEVLPSPTLQSLATSPRAILGSYRKKRKNSTDLDSAPEDPTSPKRKMRRRSSCSSEPNTPKSAKCEGDIFTFDRTGTETEDVLGELEYEKVPYSSLRRTLDQRRALVMQLFQDHGFFPSAQATAAFQARYADIFPSKVCLQLKIREVRQKIMQAATPTEQPPGAEAPLSGPPPTGMAATPVPTPSPAGCPDPTSPGSDSGTAQAAPPLPPPPEPGPGQPGWEGASQPSPPPSGPSTAATGR